From Mauremys mutica isolate MM-2020 ecotype Southern chromosome 23, ASM2049712v1, whole genome shotgun sequence, a single genomic window includes:
- the AZIN2 gene encoding antizyme inhibitor 2 isoform X4, which yields MPLLQTEIALVQSIGVPPDKIIYTNPCKQISQIKYAASHGVQLMAFDNEVELRKVARSHPHARMVLCIATDNPRSSAFLSVKFGATLKSCRHLLETAKEMNVEIVGISFHVGSGCLDLKAFPRSIADARLVFEMGAELGYKMHLLDIGGGFPGTENSKVRFEEIAATINSALDLYFPEGCGVEIIAKPGRYYVASAFTLAVNVIDKQEVPLDPPGSDDEESSSKKNILYYINDGIYGSFSCIFFDRTCPSPVLHKKPGPHHPLFNSSLWGPSCDGQDCIADGLELPELQVGDWLTFENMGAYTIAASSSFNGYQQPRINYTMSREAVRLLQGKLPLPEEEDRESMCTPLSCGWEITDTLCITPVFTPARIT from the exons ATGCCCTTGTTGCAGACGGAGATTGCATTAGTTCAGAGCATCGGGGTCCCACCAGACAAGATTATCTACACCAACCCCTGCAAACAGATCTCCCAGATCAAATACGCAGCCAGCCACGGGGTGCAGCTGATGGCCTTTGACAATGAAGTGGAGCTCAGGAAAGTGGCAAGGAGCCATCCACATGCCAG GATGGTTCTGTGCATCGCCACCGACAACCCAAGATCCTCTGCCTTTCTGAGTGTGAAGTTTGGTGCCACCCTTAAGTCCTGCAGACACCTACTAGAAACTGCAAAGGAGATGAATGTGGAGATCGTTGGCATCAG TTTTCATGTTGGCAGCGGCTGCCTCGACCTGAAAGCCTTCCCTCGGTCCATAGCAGATGCTCGGCTGGTGTTTGAAATGGGTGCAGAGCTGGGCTACAAGATGCACTTATTAGACATTGGAGGTGGATTCCCTGGCACTGAAAACTCGAAAGTCCGGTTTGAAGAG atTGCAGCCACGATAAACTCCGCCTTGGACTTGTATTTCCCAGAAGGCTGTGGGGTGGAAATCATTGCCAAACCAGGACGATACTATGTAGCTTCCGCCTTTACCTTGGCTGTCAATGTTATTGACAAGCAGGAGGTTCCCTTGGATCCACCTGGCTCAGATG atGAAGAGTCCAGCAGCAAGAAGAACATCCTGTATTACATTAACGATGGCATCTATGGATCCTTCAGCTGCATTTTCTTCGATcgcacctgccccagccccgtcCTGCACAAG AAACCTGGCCCACATCATCCCTTGTTCAACAGCAGCCTCTGGGGTCCTTCTTGTGATGGGCAGGACTGCATTGCAGATGGCTTGGAGCTACCAGAACTGCAAGTGGGTGACTGGCTGACGTTTGAGAACATGGGTGCCTACACCATAGCAGCCTCGTCCTCATTTAATGGGTACCAGCAGCCACGGATCAACTACACCATGTCCCG GGAAGCTGTCCGGCTGCTTCAGGGGAAGCTGCCACTACCAGAAGAAGAGGATAGAGAGAGCATGTGCACTCCTCTTTCCTGTGGCTGGGAAATCACAGATACCTTGTGCATTACCCCTGTCTTCACTCCAGCTAGAATCACGTGA
- the AZIN2 gene encoding antizyme inhibitor 2 isoform X3 encodes MTPVGKPTFLHLCLVLRRIPGLTPALISPGADPYTLLVMPLLQTEIALVQSIGVPPDKIIYTNPCKQISQIKYAASHGVQLMAFDNEVELRKVARSHPHARMVLCIATDNPRSSAFLSVKFGATLKSCRHLLETAKEMNVEIVGISFHVGSGCLDLKAFPRSIADARLVFEMGAELGYKMHLLDIGGGFPGTENSKVRFEEIAATINSALDLYFPEGCGVEIIAKPGRYYVASAFTLAVNVIDKQEVPLDPPGSDDEESSSKKNILYYINDGIYGSFSCIFFDRTCPSPVLHKKPGPHHPLFNSSLWGPSCDGQDCIADGLELPELQVGDWLTFENMGAYTIAASSSFNGYQQPRINYTMSREAVRLLQGKLPLPEEEDRESMCTPLSCGWEITDTLCITPVFTPARIT; translated from the exons ATGACCCCTGTGGGCAAACCCACCTTTCTTCATCTGTGTCTGGTTCTCAGGAGAATCCCAGGCCTGACTCCTG CACTGATTTCCCCAGGGGCTGATCCATACACCCTGCTAGTAATGCCCTTGTTGCAGACGGAGATTGCATTAGTTCAGAGCATCGGGGTCCCACCAGACAAGATTATCTACACCAACCCCTGCAAACAGATCTCCCAGATCAAATACGCAGCCAGCCACGGGGTGCAGCTGATGGCCTTTGACAATGAAGTGGAGCTCAGGAAAGTGGCAAGGAGCCATCCACATGCCAG GATGGTTCTGTGCATCGCCACCGACAACCCAAGATCCTCTGCCTTTCTGAGTGTGAAGTTTGGTGCCACCCTTAAGTCCTGCAGACACCTACTAGAAACTGCAAAGGAGATGAATGTGGAGATCGTTGGCATCAG TTTTCATGTTGGCAGCGGCTGCCTCGACCTGAAAGCCTTCCCTCGGTCCATAGCAGATGCTCGGCTGGTGTTTGAAATGGGTGCAGAGCTGGGCTACAAGATGCACTTATTAGACATTGGAGGTGGATTCCCTGGCACTGAAAACTCGAAAGTCCGGTTTGAAGAG atTGCAGCCACGATAAACTCCGCCTTGGACTTGTATTTCCCAGAAGGCTGTGGGGTGGAAATCATTGCCAAACCAGGACGATACTATGTAGCTTCCGCCTTTACCTTGGCTGTCAATGTTATTGACAAGCAGGAGGTTCCCTTGGATCCACCTGGCTCAGATG atGAAGAGTCCAGCAGCAAGAAGAACATCCTGTATTACATTAACGATGGCATCTATGGATCCTTCAGCTGCATTTTCTTCGATcgcacctgccccagccccgtcCTGCACAAG AAACCTGGCCCACATCATCCCTTGTTCAACAGCAGCCTCTGGGGTCCTTCTTGTGATGGGCAGGACTGCATTGCAGATGGCTTGGAGCTACCAGAACTGCAAGTGGGTGACTGGCTGACGTTTGAGAACATGGGTGCCTACACCATAGCAGCCTCGTCCTCATTTAATGGGTACCAGCAGCCACGGATCAACTACACCATGTCCCG GGAAGCTGTCCGGCTGCTTCAGGGGAAGCTGCCACTACCAGAAGAAGAGGATAGAGAGAGCATGTGCACTCCTCTTTCCTGTGGCTGGGAAATCACAGATACCTTGTGCATTACCCCTGTCTTCACTCCAGCTAGAATCACGTGA
- the AZIN2 gene encoding antizyme inhibitor 2 isoform X1: protein MSGYLDESEFMMVEEGFTTRDLLENLLMEVSQTSDKGAFFVADLGDVVKKHLRFLKALPHVKPFYAVKCNSSEGVVRTLAALGAGFDCANKTEIALVQSIGVPPDKIIYTNPCKQISQIKYAASHGVQLMAFDNEVELRKVARSHPHARMVLCIATDNPRSSAFLSVKFGATLKSCRHLLETAKEMNVEIVGISFHVGSGCLDLKAFPRSIADARLVFEMGAELGYKMHLLDIGGGFPGTENSKVRFEEIAATINSALDLYFPEGCGVEIIAKPGRYYVASAFTLAVNVIDKQEVPLDPPGSDDEESSSKKNILYYINDGIYGSFSCIFFDRTCPSPVLHKKPGPHHPLFNSSLWGPSCDGQDCIADGLELPELQVGDWLTFENMGAYTIAASSSFNGYQQPRINYTMSREAVRLLQGKLPLPEEEDRESMCTPLSCGWEITDTLCITPVFTPARIT from the exons ATGAGTGGGTACTTGGATGAATCAGAGTTTATGATGGTGGAGGAGGGCTTCACCACCAGAGACCTCCTTGAGAACCTCCTCATGGAAGTCTCCCAGACG AGCGACAAAGGGGCCTTTTTTGTGGCAGACCTGGGGGATGTAGTGAAGAAACACCTGCGCTTCTTGAAGGCCTTACCCCACGTCAAACCCTTCTACGCGGTTAAGTGCAACAGCAGCGAGGGAGTGGTGCGGACGCTGGCTGCGCTGGGGGCAGGATTTGACTGTGCTAACAAG ACGGAGATTGCATTAGTTCAGAGCATCGGGGTCCCACCAGACAAGATTATCTACACCAACCCCTGCAAACAGATCTCCCAGATCAAATACGCAGCCAGCCACGGGGTGCAGCTGATGGCCTTTGACAATGAAGTGGAGCTCAGGAAAGTGGCAAGGAGCCATCCACATGCCAG GATGGTTCTGTGCATCGCCACCGACAACCCAAGATCCTCTGCCTTTCTGAGTGTGAAGTTTGGTGCCACCCTTAAGTCCTGCAGACACCTACTAGAAACTGCAAAGGAGATGAATGTGGAGATCGTTGGCATCAG TTTTCATGTTGGCAGCGGCTGCCTCGACCTGAAAGCCTTCCCTCGGTCCATAGCAGATGCTCGGCTGGTGTTTGAAATGGGTGCAGAGCTGGGCTACAAGATGCACTTATTAGACATTGGAGGTGGATTCCCTGGCACTGAAAACTCGAAAGTCCGGTTTGAAGAG atTGCAGCCACGATAAACTCCGCCTTGGACTTGTATTTCCCAGAAGGCTGTGGGGTGGAAATCATTGCCAAACCAGGACGATACTATGTAGCTTCCGCCTTTACCTTGGCTGTCAATGTTATTGACAAGCAGGAGGTTCCCTTGGATCCACCTGGCTCAGATG atGAAGAGTCCAGCAGCAAGAAGAACATCCTGTATTACATTAACGATGGCATCTATGGATCCTTCAGCTGCATTTTCTTCGATcgcacctgccccagccccgtcCTGCACAAG AAACCTGGCCCACATCATCCCTTGTTCAACAGCAGCCTCTGGGGTCCTTCTTGTGATGGGCAGGACTGCATTGCAGATGGCTTGGAGCTACCAGAACTGCAAGTGGGTGACTGGCTGACGTTTGAGAACATGGGTGCCTACACCATAGCAGCCTCGTCCTCATTTAATGGGTACCAGCAGCCACGGATCAACTACACCATGTCCCG GGAAGCTGTCCGGCTGCTTCAGGGGAAGCTGCCACTACCAGAAGAAGAGGATAGAGAGAGCATGTGCACTCCTCTTTCCTGTGGCTGGGAAATCACAGATACCTTGTGCATTACCCCTGTCTTCACTCCAGCTAGAATCACGTGA
- the AZIN2 gene encoding antizyme inhibitor 2 isoform X2 has product MSGYLDESEFMMVEEGFTTRDLLENLLMEVSQTSDKGAFFVADLGDVVKKHLRFLKALPHVKPFYAVKCNSSEGVVRTLAALGAGFDCANKTEIALVQSIGVPPDKIIYTNPCKQISQIKYAASHGVQLMAFDNEVELRKVARSHPHARMVLCIATDNPRSSAFLSVKFGATLKSCRHLLETAKEMNVEIVGISFHVGSGCLDLKAFPRSIADARLVFEMGAELGYKMHLLDIGGGFPGTENSKVRFEEIAATINSALDLYFPEGCGVEIIAKPGRYYVASAFTLAVNVIDKQEVPLDPPGSDDEESSSKKNILYYINDGIYGSFSCIFFDRTCPSPVLHKKPGPHHPLFNSSLWGPSCDGQDCIADGLELPELQVGDWLTFENMGAYTIAASSSFNGYQQPRINYTMSR; this is encoded by the exons ATGAGTGGGTACTTGGATGAATCAGAGTTTATGATGGTGGAGGAGGGCTTCACCACCAGAGACCTCCTTGAGAACCTCCTCATGGAAGTCTCCCAGACG AGCGACAAAGGGGCCTTTTTTGTGGCAGACCTGGGGGATGTAGTGAAGAAACACCTGCGCTTCTTGAAGGCCTTACCCCACGTCAAACCCTTCTACGCGGTTAAGTGCAACAGCAGCGAGGGAGTGGTGCGGACGCTGGCTGCGCTGGGGGCAGGATTTGACTGTGCTAACAAG ACGGAGATTGCATTAGTTCAGAGCATCGGGGTCCCACCAGACAAGATTATCTACACCAACCCCTGCAAACAGATCTCCCAGATCAAATACGCAGCCAGCCACGGGGTGCAGCTGATGGCCTTTGACAATGAAGTGGAGCTCAGGAAAGTGGCAAGGAGCCATCCACATGCCAG GATGGTTCTGTGCATCGCCACCGACAACCCAAGATCCTCTGCCTTTCTGAGTGTGAAGTTTGGTGCCACCCTTAAGTCCTGCAGACACCTACTAGAAACTGCAAAGGAGATGAATGTGGAGATCGTTGGCATCAG TTTTCATGTTGGCAGCGGCTGCCTCGACCTGAAAGCCTTCCCTCGGTCCATAGCAGATGCTCGGCTGGTGTTTGAAATGGGTGCAGAGCTGGGCTACAAGATGCACTTATTAGACATTGGAGGTGGATTCCCTGGCACTGAAAACTCGAAAGTCCGGTTTGAAGAG atTGCAGCCACGATAAACTCCGCCTTGGACTTGTATTTCCCAGAAGGCTGTGGGGTGGAAATCATTGCCAAACCAGGACGATACTATGTAGCTTCCGCCTTTACCTTGGCTGTCAATGTTATTGACAAGCAGGAGGTTCCCTTGGATCCACCTGGCTCAGATG atGAAGAGTCCAGCAGCAAGAAGAACATCCTGTATTACATTAACGATGGCATCTATGGATCCTTCAGCTGCATTTTCTTCGATcgcacctgccccagccccgtcCTGCACAAG AAACCTGGCCCACATCATCCCTTGTTCAACAGCAGCCTCTGGGGTCCTTCTTGTGATGGGCAGGACTGCATTGCAGATGGCTTGGAGCTACCAGAACTGCAAGTGGGTGACTGGCTGACGTTTGAGAACATGGGTGCCTACACCATAGCAGCCTCGTCCTCATTTAATGGGTACCAGCAGCCACGGATCAACTACACCATGTCCCG CTAG